ATGATGCGGCCGGGGTTGCGGCCCTCGACGGTCATGTCCATGAGTCGAACCGCGTCCGCGTCGGCGCCGAGCGCGTCCCGGATCAGTGCGAGGTTCGGGCCCGGGACCGAGGCTGCCACGGGCTCGTCCTCGGCCAGCCCCGCTCGAATGAACCCGATGGTGCCCGCCAGATACTCCTCGGCATCGCGATAGAACAGCGCCGGATGGACGAACTGCCCGGTGTTCGGCGGTCCGGCTACTGTGCTGGTCATCGGTTGGTCTACCTCGATCTCGGGCAGGAGGCCGACGCGGCCCATCTGGCTCTGCCAGTCCAGTGTCCAGGGTGCCGGGCGCGTTGTCAGCCCCGGCCCCGGCTCAGGACTCCGGCAGCAGCGCAGGGTCGGTGCACCACGCCCGCAGGCGCGACAGGACCGCGGCGCGCGACTGCGCGAACGCGGACTCGAAATCCAGCAGGCGCGAACGCGGGACCGCGCCGGAGCCGAGGGCGTCGAGTTCGAACGCGAGCACGCCCGGGTCGGTCTCCGGCCGGAGTTCGCCGGACTCGACCGCGTCGCGAATTATCGACTGCACGAACATATCCCATTCGCGGGCCAGTTCGGCCAGGCGGTCGTGCACCGACCCGGGCCGATCGTCGAACTCGGCTTGGATGGCCACGAAGAAGCAGCCGCCGGGCAGTTTCTTGTCGGTATAGAACTGCAGCCGCGCTTCGTGTAGCGCCCACAATTGCCGCACGCCGGCTGGTGCGCGCAAAGCCGGCTGCACCACCAGTTCCGCCCATTGCCGCCGGGCGCGCTCGATGGCCGCCAGTTGCAGTTCTTC
This genomic stretch from Nocardia brasiliensis ATCC 700358 harbors:
- a CDS encoding TetR/AcrR family transcriptional regulator is translated as MAQSTPSDGRRARGDRARTVVLDAVVALASVEGLDGLSMGHVAAAAGVSKSGLFSLWRDKEELQLAAIERARRQWAELVVQPALRAPAGVRQLWALHEARLQFYTDKKLPGGCFFVAIQAEFDDRPGSVHDRLAELAREWDMFVQSIIRDAVESGELRPETDPGVLAFELDALGSGAVPRSRLLDFESAFAQSRAAVLSRLRAWCTDPALLPES